TAATTGAAGAGGCGAAATTTGAGAAGTAGTTTTACTTCTTGCCTCTCTTTTTGTAGAACTCTTTTCTGTACTCATTAAATCTTCCTTCAATTATAGATTCTCTTGCACCTCTTGTTAAAGTGAGATAGTAGTGAAGATTGTGTATGGATGCAAGTCTATAATAGGTAAGTTCTTTTGCTCTAAAAAGATGGTTCAAATAGGCTTTTGAGTAGTTTTTGCAGGTATAGCAGTTGCACTCTTCGTCTATAGGAGATTCGTCAAGTTTATATTTTGCAGCTTTTATATTTAATCTACCGTAGCTTGTAAAAATGGTTCCGTTTCTTGCGTTTCTAGTAGGCATTACGCAATCAAACATATCTACACCTCTATCGATACACTCTATGATATCTTCTGGAGTTCCTACTCCCATTAGATATCTTGGTTTATCTTTTGGCATAAAAGGTGTAGTAAATTCTACCGTATCGTACATAGTTTGATTTTCTTCGCCCACACTTAGTCCTCCTATGGCAAAACCGTCAAAATCGAGTGAAGTAAGTTCAGTAGCGCTTATCTTTCTAAATTCGAAGTCTACTCCACCTTGGATTATTGCAAAGATATTTTGTTCATTGCCTATCCCTTTTTCTTGCATCTTTTTATGGTACTCAATAGACTTTTTTGCCCACTTTGTAGTTCTTTCTACGGAGATTTTAAGTCTCTCTTTTGTAGCCGGAAGAGCTATAAGATCGTCAAGAATCATCATAATGTCGCTTTTTAGATTATATTGTATATCAAGTACTTTTTTGGGAGTGAAGTAGTGTTTTGTACCGTCGATATGGCTTTTAAATTCTATTCCGTTTTCGTCTGCTTTTGAGATATCGCTTAAACTAAAGGCTTGAAAACCTCCACTATCTGTCAAAAAACTATTTTTATATCCTGTGAAACCATGAAGTCCACCTAGTTTGGCTATAACTTCATCGCCTGGACGAAGATAAAGATGGTAGGTATTTGCTAATATAATGTTGGTTTGAAGTATTGTTAAAAGATCGTTTGTATCTAAAGCTTTTACACTTGCGGCCGTTCCAACAGGCATAAAAACCGGCGTTTTTATAGTAGAGTGTGAAGTTTTGATAGTACAAGCTCTTGCTTTTTGATAAGTAGCGTCAATTTTGAATTTCAAATCTATCCTTTTTAGATATAATTTGTTACTTAATTTAGTTTTTCGAGGGGAATTGTGAAAAATATTCTTATACTTGCTGATGGAATTGTAGCAAAACATTTTTTAGAAAGAGTTGTACAAAACTATGTGGCCGATAACAACTATTTGGTAGTCTATTATGATGATAAGATAGTTCCTAAAAATAGAACGGAAAATTTCAGGTTTTATAAGTTTGATCCAACAAGTTTTGTAAAACTTTTTCAACTTTTTGATGAGAAAATTTCACAAGTAATGATTATAATGGGAAACAAGATAGATACTGTAGCCTCTTATGAAAATATTAGAAGAATAGATAATAATATTAGCATTATCGTTTATGACAAATGGGATTTGGATATTGATGATCAAAATCTTATACTACTTAACGCTAACGAGATATTATCTAACAGACTTGTAGATTATCTACCAAACGTTCCTATCATCGCTCAAAATGTTGGTTTGGGACTTGGCGAAATAATGGAGGTTTTAGTTCCTTTTGGAAGTAGTTATGTATATAGACATATAGGTTCTATAGAGCAAAAAAATTGGAGAATTGCCGCCATATATAGAAACAATAGGCTAATTTTACCTGAACCAAAACTTATGATATGGCCAAATGATCTTTTACTTCTTATAGGAGAGCCAAAAGTCTTAAAACATATTTATAGATCCATAAAAAGAGAGATAGGTCAATTTCCAATACCTTACGGGACGAATAGTTATCTTTTTATTGATATGGAAGAGCAAAGAGATTATGAGATAGAAAAATCTTTAGGTGATGCTTTGTATTTACATAAGACTTTAAAAGATAAAAAGCTTATTATTAGAGTTATAAACCCTACAAATATAGAAATTTTGGATAAGATTAAAACGTTTGATAATAAAAATATTGAAGTAAAAATAGATTTTACATCAGATAATTCTCATCAAATTATATCTAGGGATATTTCCACATTTAAAGTGGGATTTATTATCGTGTATAATCGACTTTTTGAAAACAGAAACTTAA
This Nitrosophilus labii DNA region includes the following protein-coding sequences:
- the tgt gene encoding tRNA guanosine(34) transglycosylase Tgt; the encoded protein is MKFKIDATYQKARACTIKTSHSTIKTPVFMPVGTAASVKALDTNDLLTILQTNIILANTYHLYLRPGDEVIAKLGGLHGFTGYKNSFLTDSGGFQAFSLSDISKADENGIEFKSHIDGTKHYFTPKKVLDIQYNLKSDIMMILDDLIALPATKERLKISVERTTKWAKKSIEYHKKMQEKGIGNEQNIFAIIQGGVDFEFRKISATELTSLDFDGFAIGGLSVGEENQTMYDTVEFTTPFMPKDKPRYLMGVGTPEDIIECIDRGVDMFDCVMPTRNARNGTIFTSYGRLNIKAAKYKLDESPIDEECNCYTCKNYSKAYLNHLFRAKELTYYRLASIHNLHYYLTLTRGARESIIEGRFNEYRKEFYKKRGKK
- a CDS encoding COG3400 family protein, with protein sequence MKNILILADGIVAKHFLERVVQNYVADNNYLVVYYDDKIVPKNRTENFRFYKFDPTSFVKLFQLFDEKISQVMIIMGNKIDTVASYENIRRIDNNISIIVYDKWDLDIDDQNLILLNANEILSNRLVDYLPNVPIIAQNVGLGLGEIMEVLVPFGSSYVYRHIGSIEQKNWRIAAIYRNNRLILPEPKLMIWPNDLLLLIGEPKVLKHIYRSIKREIGQFPIPYGTNSYLFIDMEEQRDYEIEKSLGDALYLHKTLKDKKLIIRVINPTNIEILDKIKTFDNKNIEVKIDFTSDNSHQIISRDISTFKVGFIIVYNRLFENRNLRKLLFETKIPVFTISQEPIDSITESALILSKNKDLEHISSTLFDISIQLQLNFLLFDLDPENIDKNDIIEHYENLASIFSKKIKVVKSKNNPIRELQKREALLLFLPFNKKILKSKILRFFSTDPECLYFKLNKFHQIFIPIN